The genomic stretch CGAACACCGCGCGTAGGTCGAAACCATGGAACCCCTTTCTCTCCAAAAAACGTACGCCGGTCGCCATGTGATGCTGGCCGGGGCTTCGGGGTTCCTCGGGAAAGTCTGGCTCGCCATGTTTCTCGATCGACTTCCGGAGATTGGGAAGATTTACGTTTTGATGAGGCGAAAAGGGACGCAGTCGGCCCTTGAACGCTTCGAAAAGATGATCAGCTCGGAATTTGTCTTCGCGCCTCTTCACGAACGGCACGGCGAAAAACTGAGCCAAGTTCTTTCAAAGCGGGTCGAGGTCGTCGAAGGGGATGTGTCCGCAGTCGATCTGAAACTTTCGGTCGAACGGGCGAGAAAGATCGCGGATCAACTGGATCTTTTCGTAAACTGCGCCGGCCTGGTCGAATTCGACCCTGATCTTCGCGATTCCATTGCGGTGAATGTGGACGGCGCCTTAAACGCCGCCGAGTTTGTTCGCAACTCGAAGAAAGCCGCGCTTTTGCATGTGAGCACCTGTTACGTGGCCGGCGTTCGGGAGGGACGGATTCCGGAGAGCATTGACCCTTACCTAGCGCCAAATGAGAAGCGATTCGACCCGGAACGGGAATATCGGGCAGTCCTCGAAGCGTTGGATCGAATTTCAAGGGATCAGTCAGGTCCCAAAGTCGAAAAAATCGTCCGTCAGGAGATGCAACAGCGGATGCGCAAACATGGACTCAAGCAAAATGAGTCCCGCCGGTTCAAAAGTTTGATGGAAGTCGGGATACGGCGGCTGGTTCGCGAGGCCATGATTGCGGAAGGAAAACGGAGAGCCGGTGAATGGGGATGGCCGAACATTTACACATATACGAAGGGTCTGGCCGAATCGCTGTTGGCCACGCGTTACGAAGACACGAGAATCTGTTTCTTTCGGCCCGCGATCGTCGAGAGTTCGGTGGCGTTTCCATTTCCCGGGTGGAACGAGGGATTCAATACCTCCGGCCCGCTGGCGTACTTACTGGGAAGCTGGTTCCGTTATTTACCGGCCAAGATCGGAAATCCGTTCGACGTCATACCGGTCGATTATGTAACGAACGCCATGTCGATTGCCGGCGCGGCTTTGATCCTCGACCGCCACGACGAGGTTGTCCACTGCGGAACGTCGGATCGGAACTGTTTCACGATCGACCGGGCCTGCGAA from Bdellovibrionota bacterium encodes the following:
- a CDS encoding SDR family oxidoreductase, which translates into the protein MEPLSLQKTYAGRHVMLAGASGFLGKVWLAMFLDRLPEIGKIYVLMRRKGTQSALERFEKMISSEFVFAPLHERHGEKLSQVLSKRVEVVEGDVSAVDLKLSVERARKIADQLDLFVNCAGLVEFDPDLRDSIAVNVDGALNAAEFVRNSKKAALLHVSTCYVAGVREGRIPESIDPYLAPNEKRFDPEREYRAVLEALDRISRDQSGPKVEKIVRQEMQQRMRKHGLKQNESRRFKSLMEVGIRRLVREAMIAEGKRRAGEWGWPNIYTYTKGLAESLLATRYEDTRICFFRPAIVESSVAFPFPGWNEGFNTSGPLAYLLGSWFRYLPAKIGNPFDVIPVDYVTNAMSIAGAALILDRHDEVVHCGTSDRNCFTIDRACELTALGHRIHLRQHGKSVLERAVLSRWDAVPVENGHLLSISNLRKVTQGLRKIVEKVPLNGFKWKDQLVRGDRRLEQIEKVLELFMPFTHDTRQVFETKNLYRFSVQEKEFRFAPEEIDWRKYWIDIHMPSLRRWCFPAIEGREKEAYRPVTPVRMTRPIGPPKRTSRSEDSPRPVVV